Proteins from a genomic interval of Arachis hypogaea cultivar Tifrunner chromosome 10, arahy.Tifrunner.gnm2.J5K5, whole genome shotgun sequence:
- the LOC112715901 gene encoding O-fucosyltransferase 38, whose product MVNRGLHSHPSHGSSSLLASRFRARKLCGSAITFYTFFIFAFSFFLFLFYLRHFVPDEHQHHLPHPHPHPHPHSQSQSRSRSRSPQESSKYQYQEQLWDSPFSHALHSCLKPTAKYKGSQGFDGYLTVRSNGGLNQMRTGISDMVAVAHIMNATLVIPQLDKRSFWQDSSVFSDVFDEDHFIDSLKRDIRIVKELPKNLEAGPRARKHFTSWSGVGYYEEMKRLWNEYQVIHVAKSDSRLANNDLPLDIQRLRCRAMYQALRFSLPIEDLGKRLVDRLRSRGGRYIALHLRYEKDMLSFTGCTYGLTDAESEELRVLRENTNYWKVKKINSTEQRIGGFCPLTPKEVGVFLQALGFPPSTPIYIAAGEIYGGNTHLAELSSRFPNLVFKESLATSEELKAFTNHASQTAALDYIICVESDVFVPSHAGNMARAVEGHRRFLGHRKTINPDRKGLVEIFDKLETGELKEGAELAHLVQQMHKNRQGAPRRRLGSPAGIKGRARFRTEESFYENPYPECICGSRSKLEIT is encoded by the exons ATGGTAAACAGGGGTTTGCACTCGCACCCCTCACACGGCTCCAGCAGCTTGTTGGCGTCAAGATTCCGAGCAAGGAAACTGTGCGGCAGCGCCATCACTTTCTACACTTTCTTCATTTTCgccttctccttcttcctcttcctcttctaccTCAGGCATTTCGTCCCCGACGAACACCAACATCACCTTCCTCACCCTCACCCTCACCCTCACCCTCACTCCCAATCCCAATCGAGATCTAGATCGAGATCTCCCCAG GAGTCAAGCAAGTACCAGTACCAGGAGCAACTTTGGGATTCTCCTTTCAGCCATGCCTTGCACAGCTGTCTCAAGCCAACTGCTAAATATAAAG GTTCCCAAGGATTTGATGGCTATCTCACCGTGAGAAGCAATGGTGGACTAAATCAAATGCGAACTGGT ATATCAGACATGGTAGCTGTGGCACATATAATGAATGCAACTTTAGTCATCCCTCAATTGGATAAACGTTCGTTCTGGCAAGACTCAAG TGTATTTTCAGATGTATTTGATGAGGATCATTTCATTGATTCCCTGAAAAGAGATATCAGAATTGTCAAGGAACTTCCTAAGAATCTGGAAGCTGGCCCCCGGGCCAGAAAACACTTTACTTCCTGGTCTGGTGTGGGTTACTATGAAGAGATGAAAAGGTTATGGAATGAGTATCAG GTGATACATGTTGCAAAATCTGATTCTCGTCTTGCAAACAATGATCTTCCTCTGGATATCCAGAGGTTGAGATGCCGTGCAATGTACCAGGCACTTCGGTTCTCTCTTCCCATTGAAGATTTAGGAAAG AGGTTGGTGGATCGACTAAGATCACGCGGGGGAAGATATATTGCTCTTCATCTGAGATATGAGAAAGACATGCTGTCTTTTACTGGTTGTACGTATGGTCTGACAGATGCAGAGTCTGAAGAGCTGAGAGTTTTGAG GGAGAATACAAATTATTGGAAAGTAAAGAAGATCAATTCAACGGAACAGAGAATTGGAGGATTTTGTCCATTGACACCCAAGGAGGTGGGTGTTTTTCTACAAGCTCTTGGCTTCCCCCCTTCAACACCAATATACATTGCAGCTGGGGAGATCTATGGTGGTAACACTCATCTTGCAGAGCTATCGTCCCGTTTCCCCAATTTAGTCTTTAAG GAATCCCTTGCGACATCTGAAGAGCTGAAAGCTTTCACCAATCATGCATCTCAGACTGCTGCACTGGACTACATAATCTGTGTAGAGAGTGATGTATTTGTTCCATCACATGCAGGAAATATGGCAAGAGCGGTTGAGGGACACCGCAGATTTTTAGGTCATCGGAAGACAATCAATCCAGACAG gAAAGGACTCGTTGAAATTTTCGATAAGCTGGAGACTGGAGAGCTAAAAGAAGGAGCAGAATTAGCACATCTTGTGCAGCAGATGCACAAGAACAG GCAAGGAGCTCCAAGGAGAAGGTTAGGTTCCCCGGCAGGAATTAAGGGACGAGCACGTTTTAGGACTGAAGAGTCCTTTTATGAAAATCCATACCCCGAGTGTATTTGTGGTTCTAGAAGCAAACTGGAAATTACATGA